The sequence CCTCTTTGAGCGGGCCTGCGCCGATTGCCACAGCAACGAAACCGTGTGGCCCTGGTACAGCAATATCGCCCCGGTTTCCTGGCTTGTGCAGCGCGATGTTGAAAAAGGCCGCCAGAAATTGAATGTCTCCGAGTGGGGACAGGGAGATTCTGAGGCCCATGAAGCCGCCGAGACCGTTCAAAAAGGCGAAATGCCGATGCCCATTTTTCTCATCACGCATCCTGAGGCGCGCCTTTCGGATGTTGAGCGGCAAACCCTGGTCGATGGTTTGACGGCTACATTTGGCCGCGAATAGTAAAATTCCTAGTTCTACCGGAATTTGTGGTTGTCATTTAGAGCCTGCAATGGATGTAGAAATCAGTAGATTGTGAAGCCAATTATCGTGATAAACAAAGCCATTGAGTTTGTGAGCAGGGGACTTGAATTTTTTGCGGATATTGGCTCTGGGACAATAAAGCCAGAA is a genomic window of Chloroflexota bacterium containing:
- a CDS encoding heme-binding domain-containing protein, producing the protein MKLIKKIAVGLVAGIVVLGILIQFVPYGRDHANPPVIAEPNWNSPETKALFERACADCHSNETVWPWYSNIAPVSWLVQRDVEKGRQKLNVSEWGQGDSEAHEAAETVQKGEMPMPIFLITHPEARLSDVERQTLVDGLTATFGRE